The Nitrospira sp. genome contains a region encoding:
- a CDS encoding TIGR00645 family protein: MSDARLSESRETLSSPKPSHSASNQVEAVFEAVVFASRWIQAPLYAGLIVAELLYAYKFLLELWEMVIHINRMNETVFMLGVLGLIDVTMVANLLTMVVIGGYATFVSKLDLEQHPDRPDWLTHVDPGTIKIKLAASLIGISSIHLLKAFVDVANENPEHIKWKIFIHMTFLASAILLAWTDKIMQKDKKH, from the coding sequence ATGTCCGACGCTCGTCTGTCCGAATCCCGAGAGACCCTTTCATCACCTAAGCCCTCTCACTCAGCCAGCAATCAGGTCGAGGCGGTGTTCGAGGCAGTCGTCTTCGCCAGTCGATGGATTCAAGCACCGCTCTATGCCGGCCTCATCGTCGCGGAGCTGCTCTACGCCTACAAATTTCTTCTCGAGCTCTGGGAAATGGTGATCCACATCAACCGAATGAATGAAACCGTGTTCATGCTAGGAGTGTTGGGTTTGATCGACGTGACCATGGTGGCCAATTTGCTGACCATGGTCGTGATCGGCGGATACGCGACGTTCGTCAGCAAGCTGGATTTGGAACAGCATCCGGACCGCCCGGATTGGCTCACACACGTCGATCCCGGTACGATCAAAATCAAACTCGCGGCCTCGCTGATAGGAATCTCCAGCATTCATCTCCTGAAAGCCTTCGTCGACGTGGCGAACGAGAACCCTGAACACATCAAGTGGAAAATCTTTATCCACATGACGTTCTTGGCCTCGGCCATCCTCTTGGCCTGGACCGATAAGATCATGCAGAAAGACAAGAAGCACTGA